The genome window AACTCTAACAAAAGCAAGTGATTAGAACGCTACTGTAGCGTTTAACCCAAAGATATTTCAACCCCGGTGTTTGTATTTAAGACAAGCCTCTAAACTATCCATGGAAATGCTTAATATCAAAATCACTCAATATGTGATTAATGTTTCCGCCGGAAACTTATTAGCATTTTATACCCCCATAAGATATTAATGTGTTAAAAAAAAGTTATGAGATTATAACTTCAAACAAAAAATAGATGATACAATAGGAATTATTTCTCTTTGTAGAAAGTAGGTGGAACACCTCTGTATTATTTTTGAATAATCAGATACTGTATTTGAATTACGGTAATACACCGTTTTACTTTTTATAAATATTTGTTATAGATATTTTATTACATAAAAAAAGGAGGACATAAGCGGCAACTTATATCCTCCAGAACATTATTCCCATTCACCAATGAAAAAGAATAACAACAATAGCTTAGTTAAAATTAATAATATATCAACTACAAAAACCAGTGTTGAGTACGCCCACCAAGCGCACGCAAACACTGGTTTTTTTTGGTTTCAGATTGGGAAATCCCTATGACTTGATACTAAGAAACAACCGGAACACGATTTTTTAAGATGTTTAAAATCAATGACTTACAAATTAGCAGTTTTTGACCGTTTTTATAGCCTTTTCAGGAGCAAAATTATGTGTAAATGTGCAGTAAAAAAAGAAGAAAAATCTAAAGTTATGATCGTTAAAAATAGCTGGAGACTAAGAGCTCTTTGGCGTATCGAAAAATATATCCGTGAAATTGGACAGGAGAAAAGAGCCAAAAGGATGGGTATATGTGGAAATACTATTTTTGTAAAAGTTAAGAAGGGAGATCCATCCAATGTTTTATATGAACCACAACTACGTTGTAAAGACAGGGTTTGTCCAGTATGTAATTCATACCGTGCGTCTATTCTTTCTCGAAAGGTAGAAAAACTTGGTAAAGATATGGAAAACCCTCATTTACTGACAATAACGGCGAATACATTAAACAGAGATAGTTTAAAAACTGCTGTTGAGTGTTTTAAGAAATCAACAAGTCTGATTAAGAAGGAAAGGTCTTGGTGGAAAAGGTATATCCGGGGAGGTGTAGAACATATAGAGATTACATACAAAGAAGAAACTGGCTGGCACGTTCACTCTCATATGTTAGTTGATCTGGCCGTTGATCGTAAGGTTGAAAATATGCAGCTTACAGAGAATGGTTATTTTCTAGACCCACTTAAGAGAGACCTTGAACATGTTCTTAAAAAAGTTGGTCTTGGTTCTATCTCTGATATCAGGCCAGTAACCGAAGGATATGGAAAAGAGATTTCAAAGTATTCTATGAAGTTTGGCCTTGATATTGATGAAGATAGACTTAAAGAGATAATTGTTGATATGAAGGGAAAGCGGATGGTGTCAAGGTTTGGCAATTGTTATGGGTTGAAAGACATAGAAGAACTTACACCACAAGAGGAAGATCAATATGAAACGTTAGGAACTATTAAGGAGGTTGTTGATAACTGCTTTAAAGAGACTGGCGTTGATGGTGACTTGGTTGGCTATGCACTCGGGGCGGTAAAGATCGGTCTTATAGAGTTATGGTCAGCACACTATAAACCTGAACCTTTCCAAAGCGTGAAAAATGATACATCTTAATGTGATCTCTACTTCCCTGAGTCTTTAGTAAAAAAACGGAAAGGAAAATCACAAACCCTTTTCATTTACGCTTTTTTTATAATGCTTTTAAACTAAAGGTTTCTGGAAGTATGTAAAGGCATGACAAAAACGCCTTATCTTTGGCGTGGTTTTTCATACTGTAAGAAATATCAATATTGAAAAGGGATTTACGTAAAAGTCAGGAATGCAGTGAGTCTTAGTATTTGTAATATGTTTTTAACTCCAGGATAATCTACAAAAAAACTTTTTACAAATACGACTATGACTAAAGGTGTGGGAATAGCGAAATTAGCCGTTTGATTAATATTAACTATGAAGATTGAAATTGATAATTCACAACTGATAAATGATATCGTTGAGAAGGTGGTTGCAAGGCTTAAACCACTGCTTGGTAACTCTCGCGATTCAGAACGAAATATATTAATGACTGTGGGTGAGTTAGCAGATCAATTAAAAGTTAAAGAATCATGGGTATACGAAAAGATCCATACAAGGGAAATACCATTTAAGAAGATAGGGAAATTTCCACGCTTCCGGAAAAGGGATATTGACATTTGGATAGACAATCCGTACCATCCCGATTTGAGTCATTATAACCTTAGATATATTGGAAAGGGGGTGAATAAAATATGAATGGCAGTTTATACAAACGTGGTCAGACGTACTACATTGATTACAGGCTTAATGGCAAGCGATATCGAGAGAGTACCAACACAACGAAGAGGCGTGACGCTGAGCTTATTCTGGATAGCCGTAAACGGGAAATCCGTGAAGCGAAGAGGCCAAAGATTAAGAACAGAGTGAATGAATGTAAACTTGCAGAGCTGGCTCAGGAATATCTGAAGTGGACAGAGAGACAGAGAGTACATAAGACGAAGAAGATATGGGTCAAGCAGCTGGTTGAGGTTTTCGGTAATCTTTATCTGAAGGATCTGAATCCTAGGATCATTGAGCAGTGGCAGAGTGTAAGGCTTAAATACAATAAGCCTTCTACTGTAAATCG of Candidatus Scalindua japonica contains these proteins:
- a CDS encoding protein rep, producing the protein MCKCAVKKEEKSKVMIVKNSWRLRALWRIEKYIREIGQEKRAKRMGICGNTIFVKVKKGDPSNVLYEPQLRCKDRVCPVCNSYRASILSRKVEKLGKDMENPHLLTITANTLNRDSLKTAVECFKKSTSLIKKERSWWKRYIRGGVEHIEITYKEETGWHVHSHMLVDLAVDRKVENMQLTENGYFLDPLKRDLEHVLKKVGLGSISDIRPVTEGYGKEISKYSMKFGLDIDEDRLKEIIVDMKGKRMVSRFGNCYGLKDIEELTPQEEDQYETLGTIKEVVDNCFKETGVDGDLVGYALGAVKIGLIELWSAHYKPEPFQSVKNDTS
- a CDS encoding helix-turn-helix domain-containing protein produces the protein MKIEIDNSQLINDIVEKVVARLKPLLGNSRDSERNILMTVGELADQLKVKESWVYEKIHTREIPFKKIGKFPRFRKRDIDIWIDNPYHPDLSHYNLRYIGKGVNKI